Proteins from a genomic interval of Granulicella sp. L56:
- the serS gene encoding serine--tRNA ligase, translating into MIDLGFMRANLPLVEEKLRARGMDPSAALGNFAEVDQQRRDAITRVETLKAERNKLTTEIAALRKAGSDATAQTEQTRTLKTEVESLEATAATADDRLREMMQTLPNLPQDSVPLGKSEHYNRVEKTWGEQTTFSFPAKPHWELGEALGILDFNRAAKISGSRFVVHFGQGARLERALANFMLDLHTSEHGYTEVLPPYMVNSKSLFGTGQLPKFAEDLFHCDDKGAYVAGELNDSDHWLIPTAEVPVTNLFRDETLDEAQLPISFCAYTPCFRSEAGSYGKDVRGMIRQHQFQKVELVKFAKPENSNEEHERLTRHAETVLEKLGLPYRRMLLCTGDMGFSSAKTYDLEVWLPGQNLYREISSCSNFEAFQARRANIRYRPTGAKKSEFLHTLNGSGLAVGRTYLAILENYQQADGTIRVPDALVPYMNGDTVIGKQQGRG; encoded by the coding sequence ATGATCGATCTAGGGTTTATGCGGGCGAATCTGCCCCTTGTGGAGGAAAAACTGCGCGCACGGGGCATGGACCCGTCTGCCGCGCTGGGCAATTTTGCCGAAGTAGACCAGCAGCGCCGTGACGCCATCACCCGCGTCGAAACGCTGAAGGCAGAGCGCAACAAGCTCACCACAGAGATCGCTGCCCTGCGCAAGGCTGGCTCCGACGCCACCGCTCAGACCGAGCAGACGCGAACCCTCAAGACAGAAGTCGAGTCACTCGAAGCCACCGCCGCCACGGCCGACGACCGCCTGCGCGAGATGATGCAGACCCTGCCCAATCTGCCGCAGGACTCCGTCCCCCTCGGCAAGTCCGAGCACTACAACCGCGTCGAAAAGACCTGGGGCGAGCAGACCACCTTCAGCTTCCCCGCCAAGCCCCACTGGGAGCTGGGCGAAGCCCTCGGCATCCTCGACTTCAACCGCGCCGCCAAGATCTCCGGCTCTCGCTTCGTCGTCCACTTCGGTCAGGGAGCGCGCCTCGAACGCGCCCTCGCCAACTTCATGCTCGACCTCCACACCAGCGAGCACGGCTACACCGAAGTCCTCCCGCCCTACATGGTCAACTCCAAGTCGCTCTTCGGCACCGGCCAGCTTCCAAAATTCGCCGAAGACCTCTTCCACTGCGACGACAAGGGCGCCTACGTCGCTGGCGAGCTAAACGACTCCGATCACTGGCTCATCCCCACCGCCGAAGTCCCCGTCACCAACCTCTTCCGCGACGAGACCCTCGACGAAGCCCAACTCCCCATCTCCTTCTGCGCCTACACCCCCTGCTTCCGCAGCGAGGCTGGCAGCTACGGCAAAGACGTGCGCGGCATGATCCGTCAGCACCAGTTCCAGAAGGTCGAGCTGGTCAAGTTCGCCAAGCCCGAGAACTCCAACGAAGAGCACGAGCGTCTCACTCGCCACGCCGAGACTGTCCTCGAAAAGCTAGGCCTCCCCTACCGCCGCATGCTGCTCTGCACCGGCGACATGGGCTTCTCCTCGGCCAAGACCTACGACCTCGAGGTCTGGCTCCCCGGCCAGAACCTCTACCGCGAGATCTCCTCCTGCTCCAACTTCGAGGCCTTCCAGGCCCGCCGCGCCAATATCCGCTACCGCCCCACCGGCGCGAAGAAGAGCGAATTTCTGCACACCCTCAACGGCAGCGGCCTCGCCGTCGGGCGCACCTATCTCGCCATCTTGGAAAATTATCAGCAGGCCGACGGCACCATTCGCGTCCCCGACGCGCTCGTCCCCTACATGAACGGTGATACAGTCATCGGCAAGCAGCAAGGCAGGGGCTGA
- a CDS encoding outer membrane lipoprotein-sorting protein, translating to MMNFRRAATAFLIPAAALLMTPLSSFAQPKPADLNTVLHEMDQASAKFKSAEADFRWDIYERVVKETTTQTGTAYFLKSGSNLQMGLQIKPPSAKFVEYKNGNLQLFDPGSDHLTILSAGNNQAQYESFLTLGFGGSGTDLAKSWTVTDLGTEPINDGSKMVTTTKLDLVSKDPNVRNMVSHITIWVDPTRAVSLKQQFFMPSEDQRTTYFTNIRYNQTVNTKPFALKTDKKTTVDRR from the coding sequence ATGATGAATTTCCGCCGTGCCGCTACAGCGTTTCTTATCCCTGCCGCCGCGCTCTTGATGACCCCTCTCTCCTCCTTCGCTCAACCCAAGCCAGCCGACCTGAACACCGTCTTGCACGAAATGGACCAGGCAAGCGCCAAATTTAAATCAGCAGAAGCCGACTTTCGTTGGGACATCTACGAGCGTGTGGTCAAAGAGACAACCACGCAGACCGGCACCGCCTACTTCCTCAAAAGCGGTTCGAACCTGCAGATGGGCTTGCAGATCAAGCCCCCTTCAGCCAAATTCGTCGAATACAAAAATGGCAACCTGCAACTCTTCGATCCCGGCTCGGACCACCTCACCATCCTGAGCGCCGGAAATAATCAAGCCCAGTACGAGAGCTTTCTCACGCTCGGCTTCGGTGGCAGCGGTACCGATCTTGCCAAGTCGTGGACCGTCACCGACCTCGGCACTGAACCCATCAACGACGGCTCAAAGATGGTAACCACCACCAAGCTCGATCTGGTCTCAAAAGATCCCAACGTCCGCAACATGGTCAGCCACATCACCATTTGGGTCGATCCCACACGAGCCGTCTCCTTGAAGCAGCAGTTCTTTATGCCGTCGGAAGATCAGCGCACCACCTACTTCACGAATATCCGCTACAACCAGACCGTCAACACCAAGCCTTTCGCCCTTAAGACCGATAAGAAGACAACGGTCGATCGTCGTTAG